From the genome of Helicoverpa zea isolate HzStark_Cry1AcR chromosome 1, ilHelZeax1.1, whole genome shotgun sequence, one region includes:
- the LOC124632393 gene encoding peptide chain release factor 1-like, mitochondrial, giving the protein MSLTRILFSRSLFAAEKLTLFRRCSSQNGVNLSDPAVQVYLKNVMLEHEKLLIKLKRTPEEARRLFEIKPIVTALEQRITLYDNIENLKELSKKQSNEKDDEMKEMIKEEAQIYLKRMTEVDNELQSILLEPQLSDGGVLLEVTAGAGGQEAMLFARELFDMYELYAKYKNWEVCIVSLEESDIGGTRKASMFIDGHGVPELMKVEAGVHRVQRIPSTEKGGRIHTSTVSVAVLPKPTDVEANIPERDLVIETKRASGAGGQHVNTTDSAVRIIHTPTGTVVECQEGRSQIKNKEIAIQKLRTLLLEKQQQEQTSKINNERKSQIGTSNRNEKIRTYNYPQDRVTEHREGGGTIHNLQGFMEGQHQLEHMQENLLRAQKRQAFLEEISEFAKQIKSADNN; this is encoded by the exons ATGTCACttacaagaatattattttcacgGTCTCTATTCGCCGCTGAAAAGCTCACTTTATTTCGAAGATGTAGTTCACAAAACGGTGTCAACTTATCAGATCCTGCTGTCCAGGTTTACTTAAAAAATGTGATGTTGGAGCATGAAAAACTACTCATCAAGCTAAAAAGAACGCCAGAAGAGGCCAGGCGGTTGTTTGAGATAAAACCAATTGTAACTGCGCTAGAGCAGCGGATCACCTTGTATGACAACATCGAAAACCTCAAAGAGCTTAGTAAAAAACAGAGCAATGAGAAAGATGACGAAATGAAGGAGATGATAAAAGAAGAAGCTCAGATATATTTGAAGCGTATGACAGAAGTGGATAATGAGTTGCAGTCGATTCTCTTGGAGCCCCAGCTGTCAGATGGTGGGGTACTGCTGGAGGTGACGGCCGGCGCTGGCGGGCAAGAAGCTATGTTGTTTGCGCGAGAACTGTTCGACATGTATGAGCTCTACGCCAAGTATAAAAATTGGGAAGTTTGCATTGTTTCTCTTGAAGAATCAGACATTGGAGGTACTAGAAAGGCCTCAATGTTTATTGACGGGCATGGCGTGCCAGAACTTATGAAAGTTGAAGCTGGAGTGCACCGTGTACAACGTATCCCTAGTACCGAGAAGGGTGGACGTATTCACACAAGCACTGTCTCGGTAGCAGTACTTCCGAAACCAACAGATGTAGAAGCCAATATCCCAGAAAGAGACCTGGTCATTGAAACTAAACGTGCAAGTGGTGCGGGTGGCCAGCATGTGAATACCACAGACAGTGCTGTTCGTATAATTCATACTCCTACGGGTACAGTTGTGGAGTGTCAAGAAGGTAgatcacaaattaaaaataaagagattGCTATTCAAAAGTTGAGAACACTTTTACTTGAAAAGCAGCAACAAGAGCAAACATCAAAAATTAACAATGAAAGGAAATCACAG ATTGGCACcagtaacagaaatgagaagaTTCGGACGTACAATTACCCACAAGACCGTGTGACAGAGCACCGAGAGGGTGGTGGCACCATTCACAATCTACAAGGCTTCATGGAAGGCCAACACCAATTGGAACACATGCAAGAGAATCTGTTGAGGGCCCAGAAACGTCAGGCATTTTTAGAGGAGATCAGTGAAtttgcaaaacaaataaaatcagcAGATAATAATTAA
- the LOC124632112 gene encoding peptide chain release factor 1-like, translating into MSVSRIFSSMLTNGKNIRLLRKCSSHNGVNIADTAVQSFLKNMTAEHDILSSKTERTPEESKRLFEIKPIVKILERRNNLSENIEMLKNYEDQRDDNENKIEGEIQGYMNRMTAVDRELQTILLEPQYTEGSALLELSASTDKQETMVFVEELFEMYRRYAEYKDWEIYVISQQESEAGGIEKVSMFVEGVGVPELLTTEAGLHRVIKTFENESGRNVHTSTVLVAVMVKPTDKEVNIAAEDIYVENVSYEPDNNLYPEAAVRITHTPTGTVVECQDTQSYKENADIALKKMGMILLGKQLKAQSNSSTEHEEIRTYSFPENIVTDHRMGGLTYKNLQDFMNGENQLEFMQEYFLRENIRKDFLDQISQFTKEFDMKSADNM; encoded by the exons ATGTCTGTTTCAAGAATATTTTCTTCCATGCTAACTAACGGTAAAAATATTAGATTACTTCGAAAGTGTAGTTCACATAATGGTGTCAATATAGCTGATACTGCCGTTCAATCTTTCCTAAAAAACATGACGGCGGAACACGACATTCTAAGCTCGAAAACAGAAAGAACACCTGAGGAGTCGAAACGACTGTTTGAGATAAAGccaattgtaaaaatattggaGCGCCGTAACAACCTTAGTGAGAACATAGAAATGCTAAAGAATTATGAAGACCAGAGAGACGACAATGAGAACAAAATAGAAGGTGAAATCCAAGGGTACATGAATCGTATGACAGCAGTAGACCGTGAACTGCAGACGATACTCTTAGAGCCGCAGTATACTGAGGGTAGTGCGCTTCTGGAGCTGTCGGCCAGCACGGATAAACAGGAAACCATGGTATTTGTGGAAGAACTATTCGAGATGTATCGAAGATACGCTGAGTACAAAGACTGGGAGATTTACGTTATTTCTCAACAAGAGTCAGAGGCTGGAGGCATCGAGAAGGTTTCAATGTTCGTCGAAGGCGTTGGCGTGCCTGAACTTCTGACAACGGAGGCTGGTCTGCACCGTGTTATAAAGACCTTCGAAAATGAAAGCGGGAGAAATGTTCACACAAGCACTGTGTTAGTAGCAGTTATGGTTAAGCCTACTGATAAGGAAGTAAATATTGCCGCAGAAGACATTTATGTTGAAAATGTCAGTTACGAACCAGATAACAACCTGTACCCTGAAGCAGCTGTCCGCATCACTCACACGCCAACAGGTACTGTGGTCGAGTGCCAAGATACTCAATCATACAAAGAAAATGCAGATATTGCTCTCAAGAAGATGGGAATGATATTATTAGGAAAGCAGCTAAAAGCACAG tCTAATTCCAGTACAGAGCATGAAGAGATCCGAACATACAGTTTCCCGGAAAACATTGTGACGGACCATCGTATGGGTGGCTTGACTTACAAAAATTTACAGGACTTCATGAACGGTGAAAACCAACTGGAATTTATGCAGGAGTATTTTCTGAGAGAGAATATACGCAAAGACTTTTTGGACCAAATCAGCCAGTTCACCAAAGAATTTGATATGAAATCTGCTGATAATatgtaa
- the LOC124646370 gene encoding peptide chain release factor 1-like, translating into MLPLRISLGRQILKVKSFVSLTRRYYSPQNDFNLSDVAVQAYFKKLLFEHEELYTKMKRTPEESKRFFEIKPIVNVLQHRITLYENIESLQDLISKQKSKDDEDMKKMIKEEAQIYLKRMSDVDRELQSILLEPQLTEGAVLVELKAGEGGHEAMLFARDVFEMYERYAKYKDWDIRIVSIEKSDIGGILKALMFIEGVGAPELMRIEAGAHRVQRIPTTERGGLIQTSTVLVSVFSKPSNMEADISKRDLAIEYKSSNKTATRNGVRVVHTPTGIVVECSEKRSKTKNKDIAIEALKTLLLNKEQQELKIEGRPKMDAIKINDTIRTYNFPQDQVTEHREGGGTIHRLQAFMEGDYKLEQMQQNLLREYKRQAFLEEISNFSEKPSCDK; encoded by the exons ATGCTTCCCTTAAGAATTTCACTCGGTCGGCAGATTTTGAAAGTAAAAAGTTTCGTGTCACTCACTAGAAGATATTATAGCCCACAGAATGATTTTAACTTGTCCGACGTTGCTGTACAGGCTTACTTTAAAAAGCTTCTGTTTGAACATGAAGAGCTGTACACTAAAATGAAAAGGACACCTGAAGAATCAAAACGCTTTTTTGAAATCAAGCCAATTGTCAATGTCTTACAGCACCGAATAACGTTGTATGAAAACATCGAGTCTCTTCAAGATCTTATTAGTAAACAAAAAAGCAAGGACGACGAGGATatgaaaaaaatgataaaagaaGAAGCGCAGATATATTTGAAGCGTATGTCAGACGTCGATCGTGAGTTACAGTCGATTTTATTGGAGCCGCAGTTGACAGAAGGCGCCGTGCTGGTGGAGTTAAAGGCTGGCGAAGGAGGACACGAAGCAATGTTATTTGCGCGAGACGTATTTGAAATGTATGAACGATATGCAAAGTATAAAGATTGGGATATTCGCATTGTGTCTATCGAAAAGTCAGACATTGGAGGTATTCTGAAGGCTTTAATGTTTATTGAAGGTGTTGGTGCGCCAGAATTGATGAGAATAGAGGCTGGTGCACATCGTGTACAAAGGATTCCGACGACAGAAAGGGGTGGCCTTATCCAGACAAGCACTGTTTTAGTATCAGTTTTCTCTAAACCAAGTAATATGGAAGCAGATATTTCCAAACGAGACTTGGCAATTGAATACAAATCGAGTAATAAGACTGCTACACGCAATGGTGTACGTGTCGTTCATACGCCAACCGGAATAGTAGTAGAATGTAGTGAGAAACGGTCAAAGACGAAGAATAAAGACATTGCTATTGAAGCATTAAAGACTCTTTTGTTAAATAAGGAACAACAGGAACTGAAGATTGAAGGAAGACCAAAG ATGGatgctattaaaataaatgatacaaTTCGAACATATAATTTCCCACAAGATCAAGTAACAGAGCACCGTGAGGGTGGTGGCACGATTCATAGACTTCAAGCTTTCATGGAAGGGGATTACAAACTGGAACAGATGCAGCAAAATCTTTTGAGGGAGTACAAGCGTCAAGCATTCTTGGAGGAAATCAGTAATTTTTCTGAAAAACCGTCTTGTGACAAGTAA